In a genomic window of Ralstonia insidiosa:
- a CDS encoding carboxymuconolactone decarboxylase family protein, producing MAEQDKEAGRARRAQVMGDAFVERAMSGLDAFSAPLQDWLNEHAWGSTWQRDGIDLKTRSLCTCAMLAALGRSTELKGHVRGAINNGATAVEIREVLLHSAIYAGAPAAIEAFRCAHEVLNELGVRIEDGR from the coding sequence GTGGCAGAACAGGACAAGGAAGCCGGGCGCGCACGCCGCGCACAGGTGATGGGCGATGCGTTTGTGGAGCGGGCGATGAGCGGGCTCGATGCTTTCTCCGCGCCACTGCAGGATTGGCTCAATGAACACGCCTGGGGCAGCACATGGCAGCGCGACGGCATCGACCTCAAGACACGCAGCCTGTGCACGTGCGCCATGCTGGCTGCACTGGGCCGCAGCACTGAGCTCAAGGGCCACGTGCGCGGCGCCATCAATAACGGCGCAACGGCCGTGGAGATTCGCGAAGTGCTGCTGCACAGCGCCATCTATGCGGGTGCTCCGGCAGCCATCGAGGCATTCCGCTGCGCGCATGAGGTTCTCAACGAATTGGGCGTGCGCATCGAAGACGGCCGCTAG
- a CDS encoding LysE family translocator yields MTASAAVFAILVALLLGAMIPGPSFVLVARNAIGLSRRDGLATALGMGAGALFFGGLALAGLYTLLQAVEWLYIGLKMAGGAYLIYMAWKIWRGAKHPIAMDERVAPQAGSARKSFWTGITTQMSNPKTAIWYGSIFAALLPQHPPVWCYFVLPPLVFLVEFGWYTIVALCFSSRVPREMYLRAKAWVDRVAAVAIATLGLRLILTAPKAGL; encoded by the coding sequence ATGACCGCCTCTGCTGCTGTATTCGCCATTCTCGTTGCGCTGCTGCTTGGGGCGATGATCCCGGGGCCGAGCTTTGTGCTGGTGGCGCGCAACGCCATCGGGTTGTCGCGTCGCGATGGCCTGGCCACTGCGCTGGGGATGGGCGCGGGTGCGCTCTTCTTTGGCGGTCTGGCGCTGGCCGGGCTCTACACGTTGCTGCAAGCTGTCGAGTGGCTCTATATCGGCCTGAAGATGGCCGGTGGCGCTTACCTGATCTATATGGCGTGGAAGATCTGGCGCGGTGCCAAGCATCCCATCGCCATGGACGAGCGCGTTGCCCCGCAGGCCGGCAGCGCGCGCAAGTCGTTCTGGACGGGCATCACCACGCAGATGAGCAACCCCAAGACGGCGATCTGGTACGGCAGTATCTTTGCTGCGCTGCTGCCGCAGCATCCGCCAGTGTGGTGCTATTTCGTATTGCCGCCGCTGGTGTTCCTGGTGGAGTTCGGCTGGTACACGATCGTCGCGCTGTGCTTTTCGAGCCGCGTGCCGCGCGAGATGTATCTGCGCGCCAAGGCCTGGGTAGACCGCGTGGCCGCCGTTGCGATTGCCACGCTTGGGCTGCGCTTGATCCTGACGGCGCCGAAGGCCGGACTGTAA
- a CDS encoding glycosyltransferase family 90 protein: MKKRVGALHLWEPSPQLLVCFMPHFKYRLSRVSAKKFWYYFSNASSHFLARATKHGRAEAFLKRKGHHCSRQDVLDRLNYYNSISETFGPSGNAVEYSNFLLESSTSTIQRKDRNIGSTYFYDLVDLMDYFGPGYNFDYDCGDVITEPTAPAFVKSRPIKNSSHNGILLKLDAIRHFSFARDNIDFADKKSMAVFRGPCHQEHRQAFVERCHDLPNVDIGDIRKSVQGKAFYKAPMTIAEQLQYKYIVSVEGNDVATNLKWIMSSNSLCFMRRPRYETWFMEGRLIPDVHYVLLKDDFSDLQEKMEHYQKFPGDALRIIRNANQWVAQFLNRDQERLLGLMVIAKYFRLSGQQAFW; the protein is encoded by the coding sequence TTGAAGAAGCGCGTCGGCGCGCTTCATCTTTGGGAACCATCTCCGCAATTGCTTGTTTGCTTCATGCCGCATTTCAAATATCGCCTGAGCCGGGTCTCCGCAAAAAAGTTCTGGTACTACTTCTCGAATGCATCGAGTCATTTTCTGGCTCGCGCGACCAAGCACGGAAGAGCTGAGGCGTTTCTGAAGAGAAAAGGTCATCACTGCAGCCGTCAGGATGTGCTGGATCGCCTGAATTACTACAACTCCATTTCGGAAACATTCGGTCCAAGCGGAAATGCAGTTGAATATTCCAACTTCCTGTTGGAGTCCTCAACGAGCACCATTCAGAGAAAAGATCGGAATATCGGTAGCACGTATTTTTATGATCTGGTCGATCTGATGGACTATTTTGGTCCGGGCTACAACTTCGACTATGACTGCGGAGATGTAATCACCGAGCCGACCGCTCCCGCTTTCGTAAAAAGCCGTCCAATCAAAAATTCTTCCCACAACGGGATTCTTTTGAAGCTGGATGCAATCCGGCATTTTTCCTTTGCGCGTGACAACATTGATTTTGCTGATAAAAAATCAATGGCGGTTTTCAGAGGGCCGTGTCATCAGGAGCATCGCCAGGCGTTTGTTGAACGGTGCCATGACTTGCCGAACGTTGATATCGGTGATATTCGAAAATCCGTGCAGGGCAAGGCGTTCTACAAGGCGCCGATGACGATTGCTGAACAGTTGCAATACAAGTACATCGTCAGCGTTGAAGGGAATGATGTTGCCACCAATCTGAAATGGATCATGTCATCCAATTCGTTGTGCTTCATGCGGCGGCCCCGGTATGAGACGTGGTTTATGGAGGGGAGGCTGATTCCCGATGTGCACTATGTCCTGCTGAAGGATGATTTCTCCGATCTCCAGGAGAAAATGGAGCATTACCAAAAATTCCCGGGAGATGCGCTGAGGATCATTCGCAACGCCAACCAGTGGGTGGCGCAGTTCCTGAACCGCGACCAGGAGCGCCTGCTCGGTTTGATGGTCATCGCGAAGTATTTCCGTCTGTCGGGTCAACAGGCCTTCTGGTAA
- a CDS encoding multicopper oxidase family protein: MVSRRQFLGSLSGTGAAMLGAAMVSRAGAASLPEAPLQSKPATQPPLAPPNGRPYNPVVTLNGWTLPWRMRGGWKEFHLVAEPVEREFAPGMTGHLWGYNGQSPGPTIECVEGDRVRIFVTNKLPEHTTVHWHGMILPAGMDGVGGLSQPHIPPGKTFVYEFEMKKSGTFMYHPHSDEMVQMAMGMMGFIVVHPKDPALHRVDRDFVFLLAAYDIDPGSYTPRVAEMTDFNMWTWNSRVFPGIDPLPVRLGDRVRIRMGNLTMTNHPMHVHGHTFEVAGTDGGWVPPSARWPEVTTDIAVGQMRAIEFIADNPGDWAFHCHKSHHTMNAMGHNVPTMIGVQQKDLAKKMRNLVPDYMGMGEAGMADMGEMEMPLPDNTLPMMTGQGPFGAIEMGGMFTVMKVRRDLPRNSYADPGWYKHPKGTVAYEYTGNGIDE; this comes from the coding sequence ATGGTTTCCCGACGTCAATTTCTCGGCAGTCTTAGTGGCACGGGCGCGGCCATGCTGGGCGCGGCGATGGTCTCGCGCGCCGGCGCCGCCTCGCTGCCTGAAGCGCCGCTGCAATCGAAGCCCGCCACGCAGCCGCCGCTTGCGCCGCCCAACGGCCGGCCCTACAACCCCGTTGTTACGCTCAACGGCTGGACGCTGCCCTGGCGCATGCGCGGCGGCTGGAAGGAATTCCACCTCGTGGCCGAACCCGTCGAGCGCGAATTCGCCCCCGGCATGACAGGCCACCTGTGGGGCTACAACGGCCAGAGCCCTGGCCCCACGATCGAATGCGTGGAAGGCGACCGCGTGCGCATCTTCGTCACCAATAAGCTGCCCGAGCACACCACCGTGCACTGGCACGGCATGATTCTGCCCGCTGGCATGGACGGCGTGGGTGGCCTGTCGCAGCCGCACATCCCGCCGGGCAAGACCTTCGTCTACGAGTTCGAGATGAAGAAGTCCGGCACCTTCATGTACCACCCGCATTCCGACGAGATGGTGCAGATGGCGATGGGCATGATGGGCTTTATCGTCGTGCACCCGAAAGACCCGGCGCTGCATCGCGTGGACCGCGACTTCGTCTTCCTGCTTGCCGCGTACGACATCGACCCGGGCTCGTACACGCCGCGCGTGGCCGAGATGACCGACTTCAACATGTGGACGTGGAACAGCCGCGTCTTCCCCGGCATTGACCCGCTGCCTGTGCGCCTGGGTGACCGCGTGCGTATCCGCATGGGCAACCTCACGATGACGAATCACCCGATGCACGTGCACGGCCACACGTTTGAAGTGGCCGGCACCGATGGCGGCTGGGTCCCGCCCAGCGCGCGCTGGCCGGAGGTGACAACCGACATCGCCGTCGGCCAGATGCGTGCCATCGAGTTCATTGCCGACAACCCGGGCGACTGGGCCTTCCACTGCCACAAGTCGCATCACACGATGAACGCCATGGGGCACAACGTGCCGACCATGATTGGCGTGCAGCAGAAAGACCTCGCCAAGAAGATGCGCAACCTGGTGCCCGACTACATGGGCATGGGCGAGGCCGGCATGGCCGACATGGGCGAGATGGAAATGCCGCTGCCCGACAACACGCTGCCGATGATGACCGGCCAAGGCCCGTTCGGCGCCATCGAGATGGGCGGCATGTTCACGGTGATGAAGGTGCGTCGCGACCTGCCGCGCAACAGCTACGCCGACCCCGGTTGGTACAAGCACCCCAAAGGCACCGTCGCCTACGAATACACCGGCAACGGCATCGATGAATGA
- a CDS encoding LysR family transcriptional regulator: MNNLRRLDLNLLVTLDVLLTEHNVTRAAERLNFSQPSVSVHLAKLRDILGDPLLLPGPRGMRPTARAEALREPLRQALEALEQAVAPASPFDPAHATNTWRVAATDYGESTIVLPALNTLRDAAPGTRLAILELVPPRIEKQAEHGEIDLAFHTTDGAPPGLRRRALFTERYVLIGRAGHPRLKRKPTLAQFCALDHVIVSPDGGGFFGVTDEALKAAGATRRVVLSVPHFLFVMTAVASTNMVAMLPERLVRGVSALQVVEPPVEVPGYEMSMLWHERVHRDPAHQWLRETVARAV; the protein is encoded by the coding sequence ATGAATAATCTCAGACGGCTGGACCTCAACCTGCTGGTGACGTTGGACGTGCTGCTGACCGAGCACAATGTCACGCGCGCGGCAGAACGGTTGAACTTCTCGCAGCCCTCCGTGAGCGTGCATCTGGCCAAGCTGCGCGACATCTTGGGAGACCCGTTGCTGCTGCCCGGCCCGCGCGGCATGCGCCCGACCGCTCGCGCAGAGGCACTGCGCGAACCACTGCGGCAAGCACTGGAGGCGTTGGAGCAGGCCGTTGCGCCCGCCAGCCCGTTTGATCCGGCGCACGCCACCAACACCTGGCGCGTGGCCGCTACCGACTACGGTGAATCGACCATCGTGCTGCCAGCGCTCAACACCCTGCGCGACGCTGCACCGGGCACACGGCTGGCCATTCTCGAACTGGTGCCACCGCGCATTGAAAAGCAGGCCGAGCACGGCGAGATCGACCTCGCCTTCCACACCACCGACGGCGCGCCACCCGGCCTGCGCCGCCGCGCGTTGTTCACCGAGCGTTATGTCTTGATCGGCCGTGCGGGGCACCCGCGCCTCAAGCGCAAGCCGACATTGGCGCAGTTCTGCGCGCTCGACCATGTGATCGTGTCACCTGATGGCGGCGGGTTCTTCGGCGTAACGGACGAAGCGCTCAAGGCTGCCGGTGCCACGCGACGCGTGGTGCTGTCGGTGCCGCACTTCCTGTTTGTGATGACGGCGGTGGCCAGCACCAACATGGTGGCGATGCTGCCCGAGCGGCTCGTGCGCGGTGTCAGCGCACTACAGGTGGTCGAGCCACCGGTGGAAGTGCCCGGGTATGAGATGTCGATGCTGTGGCACGAGCGGGTGCATCGAGACCCGGCGCATCAGTGGCTGCGGGAGACCGTGGCGAGAGCGGTGTAA
- a CDS encoding NAD(P)H-dependent oxidoreductase, whose protein sequence is MNVLIVYAHPEPKSLNGALKDFAVQRLEAAGHEVQVSDLYAMRWKAPLDAGDSTVAPIGQHFHPSLDSKHAFENGLQTADIAAEQAKLQWADAVILQFPLWWFSMPAILKGWVERVYAYGFAYGVGEHSDTHWGDRYGEGTLAGKRAMLIVTTGGWESHYGPRGINGPIDDVLFPIQHGILHYPGFDVLPPFVTHRAGRMDDARFAQTTLALGDRLDTLFTIDPIPFRQQNAGDYEIPALTLRAEIAPDKSGFAAHIA, encoded by the coding sequence ATGAATGTCCTGATCGTCTACGCCCACCCCGAACCCAAATCACTCAACGGTGCCCTCAAGGACTTCGCCGTTCAGCGCCTGGAAGCCGCCGGTCACGAGGTGCAGGTGTCGGACCTGTACGCCATGCGGTGGAAGGCCCCGCTCGACGCAGGCGACAGCACCGTTGCGCCGATCGGCCAGCACTTTCACCCGTCGTTGGACTCCAAGCACGCGTTTGAGAACGGCCTGCAGACGGCTGATATTGCCGCAGAGCAAGCCAAGCTGCAGTGGGCTGATGCCGTGATCCTGCAGTTCCCGCTCTGGTGGTTCTCCATGCCGGCCATCCTCAAGGGTTGGGTTGAGCGCGTGTATGCGTACGGATTCGCCTACGGCGTGGGCGAGCACTCCGATACGCATTGGGGCGATCGCTATGGCGAGGGCACACTCGCTGGCAAGCGCGCCATGCTGATCGTCACCACGGGCGGCTGGGAGTCGCACTACGGCCCACGTGGCATCAATGGTCCGATCGACGATGTGTTGTTCCCGATCCAGCACGGCATCCTGCATTACCCCGGCTTTGATGTGTTGCCGCCATTCGTCACCCACCGCGCCGGCCGCATGGACGACGCACGCTTTGCGCAGACCACCCTGGCGCTTGGCGACCGGCTCGATACGCTGTTCACTATCGATCCGATCCCATTCCGCCAGCAGAACGCGGGCGACTACGAGATCCCAGCCCTCACGCTGCGCGCAGAGATCGCGCCCGACAAATCCGGCTTTGCCGCGCACATCGCTTGA
- a CDS encoding alpha/beta fold hydrolase — MDFTDDDLTRFAAQGAVPLPAAAEQGHVAHDGASIWYATFGTGTPVILLHGGLGHGGNWGYQVPALVAAGYRALLIDSRGHGRSTRDARPYTYERMAADVRAVMDALGMERAAFVGWSDGACIALTLAMQAPERVAGVFFFGCNMDPSGAKPFQPTPTIDRCFSRHRQDYAALSATPDDFDAFVAAVTEMMQTQPNATADELAAIRVPVTIAQSAHDEFIQPEHAQYLAQTIPGARFVMLPGVSHFAPLQRPELFNEAVLAFLGPRSQQQT, encoded by the coding sequence GTGGACTTCACCGACGACGACCTCACGCGTTTTGCCGCGCAAGGTGCAGTGCCTTTGCCGGCGGCAGCCGAGCAAGGCCATGTGGCGCATGACGGCGCCAGCATCTGGTACGCAACGTTTGGCACCGGCACACCGGTGATCTTGCTGCACGGCGGGCTCGGCCACGGCGGCAACTGGGGGTATCAGGTGCCGGCGTTGGTGGCTGCGGGCTATCGTGCGCTTCTCATCGACAGCCGCGGGCACGGTCGCAGCACGCGCGATGCACGGCCTTACACGTACGAGCGCATGGCCGCGGACGTGCGCGCCGTCATGGATGCGTTAGGCATGGAGCGAGCTGCTTTCGTCGGCTGGAGCGATGGTGCCTGCATTGCACTCACGCTCGCCATGCAAGCGCCCGAGCGTGTGGCTGGCGTGTTTTTCTTCGGCTGCAATATGGACCCGAGCGGTGCCAAGCCTTTCCAGCCGACGCCGACGATCGACCGCTGCTTCAGCCGCCACCGGCAGGACTATGCTGCGCTGTCCGCCACACCTGACGACTTCGACGCGTTCGTTGCTGCCGTCACCGAGATGATGCAGACACAGCCGAACGCCACGGCCGATGAACTGGCTGCGATTCGCGTGCCCGTGACCATTGCGCAGAGCGCGCACGACGAGTTCATCCAGCCCGAGCACGCGCAGTATCTGGCGCAGACGATTCCTGGCGCGCGGTTTGTGATGCTGCCGGGTGTGAGCCATTTCGCGCCGTTGCAGCGCCCCGAGTTGTTCAATGAAGCGGTGCTGGCCTTTCTGGGGCCACGCTCTCAACAACAGACATAG
- a CDS encoding cupredoxin domain-containing protein: protein MQRNLIRSTFLAALLSMAALAHASGNHAGGHDHGDAAIGELGDAARVTRTVRVDMADTMRFTPAQITVQRGETIRLQVINSGRVRHEMTLGSPADLIAHAEQMRKHPEMEHADANAVTVDPGQTGEIVWRFTQAGTVEFGCLQPGHFEAGMRGAVQVQQARASKS from the coding sequence ATGCAACGCAATCTGATCCGTTCCACCTTCCTGGCCGCGCTCCTCTCAATGGCGGCCCTTGCGCACGCATCCGGCAATCATGCCGGGGGCCATGACCACGGCGATGCCGCCATCGGCGAGCTGGGCGACGCCGCGCGGGTCACGCGCACCGTGCGCGTCGACATGGCCGACACCATGCGCTTCACCCCTGCGCAGATCACCGTGCAGCGCGGCGAGACGATCCGCCTCCAGGTCATCAACAGCGGTCGCGTGCGGCACGAGATGACGCTTGGCTCGCCGGCCGACCTGATCGCCCACGCCGAGCAGATGCGCAAACACCCCGAGATGGAGCATGCCGACGCCAACGCTGTCACTGTGGACCCCGGCCAGACTGGCGAGATCGTCTGGCGCTTCACGCAGGCCGGTACGGTCGAGTTTGGTTGCCTACAGCCAGGGCATTTCGAAGCCGGCATGCGTGGTGCCGTACAGGTGCAGCAGGCACGTGCCAGCAAGTCCTGA
- a CDS encoding cysteine hydrolase family protein produces the protein MMTALIVIDVQTGLFTPPPAQAERVLAAINQLIARAREEHVPVIFVQHETANDELPYGSPAWSLVETLQARPNDPVIRKTTPNSFLRTGLAALLASLGVEHLIVCGYATEFCVDTTIRQAAALGYAITLAADAHTTHDKPHASGELIRRHHNATLSSIESFGVPIVAQSTEAIVSAGLAHA, from the coding sequence ATGATGACCGCCTTGATTGTGATCGACGTGCAGACCGGCTTGTTCACGCCGCCGCCTGCGCAGGCCGAACGTGTTCTGGCCGCCATCAATCAACTGATTGCCCGTGCGCGTGAAGAGCATGTGCCGGTGATCTTCGTGCAGCACGAGACGGCAAACGATGAGCTGCCCTACGGCTCGCCGGCATGGAGCCTTGTCGAAACATTGCAGGCTCGCCCCAACGATCCGGTGATCCGCAAGACGACACCGAATTCGTTTCTGCGCACAGGGTTGGCGGCATTGCTTGCGAGCCTCGGTGTCGAGCACCTGATCGTCTGCGGATACGCCACCGAGTTCTGTGTGGACACCACCATTCGCCAGGCTGCCGCGCTGGGTTATGCCATCACGTTAGCGGCCGATGCGCATACGACGCATGACAAGCCGCACGCCAGCGGTGAACTGATTCGGCGCCACCACAACGCGACGCTGTCGTCGATTGAGAGCTTCGGGGTGCCGATCGTGGCCCAGTCTACCGAGGCGATCGTGTCGGCAGGGCTTGCGCACGCTTGA
- a CDS encoding DUF2946 family protein — translation MASRYTTRFRGRLSGRHFSSMHRLLTRLLLWLVVLALPLQGMAATTMMARAGVMDEATVAMAMPAHDSAAMADACHEHEEAMAADGDAKAPTQSPTQSHCKTCPICAACSLGSVIPLAASLGVPLLKLPADAPRELSTAFHSFIPEALQRPPSIRV, via the coding sequence ATGGCATCGCGCTACACTACCCGCTTTCGTGGCCGCCTTTCTGGTCGACATTTCTCTTCCATGCATCGCTTGCTGACTCGCCTCCTGCTCTGGCTGGTTGTCCTGGCGCTCCCCCTGCAGGGGATGGCCGCGACGACCATGATGGCGCGCGCCGGCGTGATGGACGAGGCGACCGTTGCCATGGCAATGCCTGCGCACGACAGCGCCGCTATGGCAGATGCCTGCCACGAACACGAAGAGGCGATGGCCGCCGATGGCGACGCAAAAGCGCCCACGCAATCGCCCACACAATCGCACTGCAAGACTTGCCCGATCTGCGCGGCCTGTTCGCTCGGTTCGGTCATCCCCCTGGCCGCCAGCCTTGGCGTGCCGCTGCTCAAGTTGCCGGCCGATGCGCCGCGCGAGCTCTCCACCGCCTTCCACAGCTTCATTCCCGAAGCGCTGCAACGCCCACCCTCGATTCGCGTTTGA
- a CDS encoding TolC family protein gives MLNHSTRRLVPGALGALAAVLLLGGCATVTQDSGFKTVADVARDRLGKDATWQRSPEARDSAAQRTRELLAQPVTMDSAVQIALLNNRGLQASYAELGLSEAALVQASRLPNPGFSFKRTRSGDDLSIERTFSLSFLSLLTLPVAARIEGRYFEQTKLLVANQMLQVVADTRRAYVNAVAAEQSARYAEQVQQAAEAGAEFAKRLAAAGNFSKLDRAREQAFYAEATANLARMRQQAQAEREALIRQLGVWGVDTGFKLPERLPDLPKERPELQQIEAYALRNRLDIQAGKLQVDGLASSLGLTQATRFINVLDLGYVRNSKTGEPRETGYEIGIEIPLFDWGGARVARAQAIYMQAADQLADTAVRARSEVRESYVRYQTAYDLTRHYRDEVVPVRKTISDEMLLRYNGMLVSVFELLADAREQVNAVNGYIDALRGYWIAQTDLQMALGGKLPPVEADASSQPQGH, from the coding sequence ATGTTGAATCACTCCACACGTCGCCTTGTACCAGGTGCGCTGGGCGCGCTGGCTGCGGTGCTGCTGCTGGGCGGCTGCGCCACCGTCACACAGGACAGCGGCTTCAAGACCGTTGCGGATGTCGCTCGCGACCGGCTCGGCAAGGACGCCACCTGGCAGCGCTCACCCGAAGCCCGCGACAGCGCCGCCCAGCGCACGCGCGAACTGCTGGCTCAGCCGGTGACGATGGACAGCGCCGTGCAGATCGCGCTACTGAACAACCGTGGGCTGCAGGCGTCGTACGCGGAGCTTGGCCTGTCCGAAGCGGCGCTCGTGCAGGCCAGCCGCTTGCCGAATCCGGGCTTCAGCTTCAAGCGCACGCGCAGCGGCGATGACTTGTCGATCGAGCGCACGTTCTCGCTGTCGTTCCTGAGCCTGCTGACGCTGCCGGTGGCCGCGCGTATCGAAGGGCGCTACTTCGAGCAGACCAAGCTGCTGGTCGCCAACCAGATGCTGCAGGTCGTGGCCGATACGCGCCGTGCGTACGTCAACGCCGTGGCGGCGGAGCAGTCTGCGCGTTACGCCGAGCAGGTCCAGCAAGCGGCAGAAGCCGGTGCCGAATTTGCAAAGCGTCTGGCCGCGGCTGGCAACTTCAGCAAGCTCGACCGCGCGCGCGAACAGGCCTTCTATGCCGAAGCCACCGCCAACCTCGCGCGCATGCGCCAACAAGCCCAAGCCGAGCGCGAAGCGCTCATCCGCCAGCTCGGCGTGTGGGGCGTGGACACAGGCTTCAAGTTGCCCGAGCGTCTGCCCGACCTGCCGAAGGAGCGTCCGGAACTCCAGCAGATCGAGGCCTATGCGCTACGCAACCGGCTCGACATCCAGGCCGGCAAGCTGCAGGTCGATGGTCTGGCCTCGTCACTGGGGCTGACGCAAGCCACGCGCTTCATCAACGTGCTGGATCTCGGCTACGTGCGCAATAGCAAGACTGGCGAGCCGCGCGAGACGGGCTACGAAATCGGCATCGAGATCCCCTTGTTCGACTGGGGTGGTGCCCGCGTGGCGCGTGCGCAGGCGATCTACATGCAGGCTGCTGATCAACTCGCCGACACGGCCGTGCGGGCACGCTCCGAGGTGCGTGAGTCGTACGTGCGTTACCAGACCGCGTACGACCTGACACGCCACTACCGCGACGAGGTGGTGCCGGTACGCAAGACCATCTCCGACGAGATGCTGCTGCGCTACAACGGCATGCTCGTGAGCGTGTTCGAGCTGCTGGCCGATGCACGCGAGCAGGTCAATGCCGTCAATGGCTACATCGACGCGCTGCGCGGCTATTGGATCGCTCAGACCGATCTGCAGATGGCGCTGGGCGGCAAGCTCCCGCCGGTCGAGGCCGACGCCTCCTCTCAACCCCAAGGACACTGA
- a CDS encoding sulfite exporter TauE/SafE family protein: MTSHAVLIGLFNLLLGMGLGVAGGLLGIGGGLIAIPVLGYLYGMDQHLAQGTALVMIAPNVLIGFLRYHQRHPVHLRSVALICVFSMAATYVAARFAAGLDAHHLHTAFAVFLIALAVYFASQLKNKPDAAKDAEHAPPRTMPAAAMPLMGIASGAMSGIFTVGGGLVVVPALVTFFGMPQTRAQGMALALVVPGTLIALATYAHAGHVNWGTGIPLAVGGMISVSWGVTLAHRFSPLRLRLTFCAVLLGTALMMLLVKPA, encoded by the coding sequence ATGACGTCCCACGCTGTTCTCATCGGCCTGTTCAACCTGCTGCTCGGTATGGGCCTGGGTGTGGCGGGCGGGCTGCTGGGCATTGGCGGGGGGCTGATCGCTATTCCCGTGCTCGGCTATCTGTACGGCATGGACCAACATCTGGCGCAGGGCACCGCGCTGGTGATGATTGCGCCCAATGTGCTGATCGGCTTCCTGCGGTATCACCAGCGGCATCCGGTGCATCTGCGCTCGGTGGCGTTGATCTGCGTGTTCTCGATGGCGGCAACGTATGTGGCGGCGCGCTTCGCAGCGGGGCTGGATGCGCACCATCTGCACACCGCGTTTGCGGTGTTCCTGATCGCACTGGCGGTGTACTTTGCTTCGCAACTCAAGAACAAGCCGGACGCGGCCAAGGATGCTGAGCACGCTCCTCCACGCACCATGCCAGCCGCGGCCATGCCGCTGATGGGGATCGCCAGCGGGGCGATGTCGGGCATCTTTACCGTGGGCGGCGGGCTGGTGGTTGTGCCGGCACTGGTGACTTTCTTCGGCATGCCGCAGACGCGCGCACAGGGGATGGCGCTGGCACTGGTGGTGCCAGGCACGCTGATCGCGCTGGCAACGTATGCACACGCGGGCCATGTGAACTGGGGCACGGGTATTCCGCTGGCGGTAGGCGGCATGATCAGCGTGTCGTGGGGTGTGACGCTCGCGCACAGGTTTTCGCCGTTGCGCTTGCGGCTGACGTTCTGCGCAGTGCTGCTGGGTACCGCGTTGATGATGTTGCTGGTCAAGCCAGCATGA
- a CDS encoding acyl-CoA thioesterase: MNTQSHQLSMTVLMTPDMANFSGNVHGGHILKLLDQVAYACASRYAGRYVVTLSVDQVVFRQPIHVGELVTFLASVNYTGRTSMEIGIKVVTENIRNQVVRHTNSCYFTMVAVDDDGKPADVPPLTPANAEEKERFEAAQQRRALRQEMEARHKAIKAAYGTPGTSDTVS, from the coding sequence ATGAATACGCAATCCCACCAGCTCAGCATGACCGTGCTGATGACGCCCGACATGGCCAATTTCTCCGGCAACGTGCACGGCGGCCACATCCTCAAGCTGCTCGATCAGGTGGCGTATGCATGCGCCAGCCGCTATGCCGGCCGCTACGTCGTCACGCTGTCGGTCGATCAGGTGGTGTTTCGCCAGCCGATCCACGTGGGCGAACTGGTGACATTCCTCGCGTCGGTCAACTACACGGGCCGTACGTCCATGGAGATCGGCATCAAGGTGGTGACGGAGAACATCCGCAACCAGGTCGTGCGCCATACCAATAGCTGTTACTTCACGATGGTGGCGGTGGACGATGACGGCAAACCCGCCGACGTGCCACCGCTCACGCCCGCCAATGCGGAAGAGAAGGAGCGCTTTGAAGCGGCCCAGCAGCGTCGTGCGCTGCGCCAGGAAATGGAAGCGCGCCACAAGGCCATCAAGGCCGCGTACGGTACGCCGGGCACATCGGACACAGTCAGCTAA
- a CDS encoding copper-binding protein, whose amino-acid sequence MSFRHALMLVALLAGAPFANAADDAAPAPAAVAAAAPLSEGEVKKVDTAAGKLTIKHGPLVNLDMESMTMVFRVQDPAMLSKVQVGSKVRFTAEKVGGALMVTALEVQ is encoded by the coding sequence ATGTCGTTTCGTCATGCCCTGATGCTGGTTGCGCTGCTGGCCGGTGCCCCATTTGCCAACGCCGCGGATGACGCTGCGCCTGCACCGGCTGCTGTTGCGGCAGCCGCACCGCTGTCTGAAGGCGAGGTCAAGAAAGTTGATACCGCCGCCGGCAAGTTGACCATCAAGCACGGCCCGCTGGTCAATCTCGACATGGAGTCGATGACCATGGTCTTTCGCGTTCAGGACCCGGCCATGCTTAGCAAGGTGCAGGTTGGCAGCAAGGTCCGCTTTACCGCCGAGAAGGTGGGCGGTGCGCTGATGGTGACAGCGCTGGAAGTGCAGTAA